The genome window TCTCATGGGATACTTTATCCCTCTTAgagcaagaaaagaaaacctatatAGGTTAAATGAGTTACTCAAGAGatatataaattgaataattgaCACCTCCTAGTATTTCTAATAGATAAATCCATGATTTAAATCTCTTTTCCTTGTTttaactatcgaattataagggaaaaaaattatatgtctTAAGTAGGCCAACTAGATACCGTGATGGTCGATAGCGGGTTTCCGCCTCCAAAAACTTTTCTAGTAATTCAATTTACAAGTTTTTACATGAAAACCCAATTCCAACCGACCCAACCGATCTCCACACCGTAACTTGCCATTCTCCGACCAATTTTAGTTAGATCTGacgaaatctctctctctctctctctctctctctctctaaatggCATCTTATAGACTAGAATCAATCTGCTCTAGACAATCTTGGATCAGTGGAATTCATTCCAATCTGTGGCAGCAATGGCATTACGACTACGGTATCTTCACTGTTTTGACATCTCCCTTATTTCTTTCCTCACAAGTAACAGAACCAAATTATCCATTTTCAGTGTCCTACAATGAAGAATATCCATCCCCTAGTGGCCACACATTCGCAAATTTTCAATCCTTACAAGAATAATGCCTGTATGGTGAAGGCCTCTCCTGAGAGTTTTATCATTCAGGTGGGTGAATCGGCTGATATCATCTCGAAAGGAAAGCTAGGCTCAACCCTTCACTCTGACTCTAGACCTGCTAAGTTAGGAAGTTTGAGTAGAGAAACAGTTATTGTTTTCTTGCAGTCTGCATGGAATAAAACCTTTTCTATCTCAGATTATCCCATGAAACAATTTATGTCATGTGGTCAGTGCTTCGAAGAATCTAATGAGGGAACAAATCATTCTGCGCAGGACCATAATAAACTAACTCaagaaattggaaaaataatTCCCCCGCTATCATCACGGTTAAAGTATGGGATGACATTTGTAGAATTCTCACGTGAAACCACCAAGCAATACTATGGTGGCAGAGGTTTGCAATCTAACGGTAACAGATATTGTTATTTTGGTATTATTTGTGTAGATTAATGACAAATCATATTTAGTACTAAAATAGTAACATTAAGATGTAATTTCATGCTCACCGAATTACAATCTAAGGTTTCTTGTTGTTACATTGGATGAGcagaagttaaaaaaagaaagtttcttctaacaattaattattcaaattaacaACTTCAAGACCAGAatgaaaggattttttttttttttttaatggattgaTCCACATATTGCACACATTCAAATTGTAGCTTCTAAGGCCCCATTTGGTAGAGTTGTTAAACAacttattttcagtttttaaacaacattacacacatttcTTCATACTTTTTCATCTACACATATTTTAAGaaactacaaacaacattactcaaacttcGCTATCATACGGCCctaagattctcaaaaaaaaaaaaaattgtagcttCTAAAGTTGTAGTCCTTCAagttcctaaaaaaaagaaattgaagtaCTTAGCGTTGTAATCGCTCTTCATCAACAAGACATCAGAACCATGCAAAGTGACCAAACTAATGCAATAGTCGATAAGTTCGGTACTTATTTGTTTGTCTCCTCCTCCACGTGGACTCCAAGTAATCTTCCATCGCCTACACGTACttgtatctctctctcacacaaagcATTGCCTTTGATTGATACTCCACAAGTTTGTTGATTAAAATAATCTTTCTTACATAGTCGGTGGTAGAgcgagattttttttttttttttttttttttttcccagggGGTCAAATTATGTATAACGAAAttttaagtgattttttttttttttttccattacttAAATTTGGCTCAATACAATTGTAACATAGATTCTTTTATGGTATAAAAATTGATCATCAATTAAATTCTATAGTAGTCTTTTTCTATATACACTGTTAGACTAGaacttaaaatcaaatttcattttgttttatgCATTTTGTAGTTGTTGAAACAAAAAGAGTAAACTAATGCATATTTTTGGATTCTTTAGAGGACTCTCATAGCctttttagaattttagttaAACTAATTACAAAAACTCCTCTTTTGCTATTTTAACAAATAGATAGTGCATCAATCTCAATacaccaagacaccaatcagaccaagatatcaatcagtttttgatgtaggcggTAATTGaatcccagatctcttatacaactatcaaagattttaccaattgagctaactggaacccacattATATATTACATCTTAATATCTTATAAGCATATAACTAATCAATATTATATATCCACAACAAAAAAACTCCATCCACTCATTCAGCACTAAGCAGTAACTTTTTGGCTCAACGCCCAAGTGCCAACCATTCACTTTTGCTCTATTCATTTAACCAAAGGAAACTACCAAAGATCATTCTGCTGCAGGCAACTCAAAACTGTACAATATTATATAGCAGACAAAGAgggagtgagagaaagagagcgaTACCACTACCAGTGAATAAGTATGAATTCTGGCGTGCAGAAACAAACATACTGATGTAGTTACCGTAAGACagctttgggttttttatttttttgcttttatactGGGTATTAGGGTTTAGGGATTTGTTGAGGAAGACGGatttgggtttatttatttggagaaAAGGAATTAATTTGTGCATGTGTTACTTATTACGAATTGGAAGAGGAATCGGATAGATGTATTATTGTGTTGGGTATTACGCAATTATATTATCTTACCAATTaagttctttttaaattttatttgtctaatttAATGTGGGTAAACTTggcttaataataatatttttaaattaaaaaaaaaaccgatataaaatttaatttgagataaaatattcttttgtaTGACACGTAAGGCAAGGCGGTGATTGGTCTTTCTTTTTGCGAAAAGTATTTGGACATCCCCCGCCCTCTCCTACCTATATAAATTGGCCTATTCCTATTCCTATTCCTCgtaaaaaaaaagcaaagttaAGTAGTTCagtgtgtttatttctttctttggtcTCCCAGCAGCAAAACGCAAGTACTAGACTACTACCATGACAAACTACTTCGACTTCTTTCCTCTGCCATTGAATAATGCTGCTGTTCATTCTGATAGTGAGAGCGCTTGCGCTGCTGCACTCAACAATACTCAATCGCACCCTCCAATTCCTAATACTAATGGTATTTTACAtcttatcataatttttttccttcctttttagagtttattttatttgtatgtaCTGCTTACAGAATTTCAAcgatgctcttttttttttttttttttttttttgctttgtagATTGGTCAGTTGTGTATTAGCTTGAGAGTTTTATTGCTCTTTGCTTTGTGTTGTTTAGGTCTCTGTTTTATTGCAACTTGGAACTAGCCTTGTTTCTTCTAATAAATAAACCTTTCTGatttatcaaattaataaaacaatccTCTTATATGTTTATTTGTATTGAGAGTAGCGGCTTCCCCTCCCCTCccccccaccaccccccccgGATTTAGCATGATGTGTTAAATggttatttgattattgaataGTTACAACAGAAATTTGtgttgtggttgtgggtgtCTGCAATTCACTTGTCTTTGCATCACTTGCTGAATTTGCTCTCTTGATTGTGTACAGTTTTTCAATTTACGGCAAAGATCACTGACAATTCTGAAGAGGCAAAGCGTCAAAGGAGGTTGGTaacaagaaattttttgttttttcaaatcTTGTTCAATGcttctcaatttgtttttttatgtttaaatggACTGCATcccaatttgaatttttttttttttttttccatattagGAAGCAAGCAAATATAGAATCAGCTAAACGgtctagaaaaagaaaacaagactTGATGAAAAACCTTGAGAAAGAGGTAAtgctttatgttttttgttaaCGCTAAATACTCTCACCAAGAATATCCTTATATGAATGATAATTTAAGTTTTcatggttttattattatataggtTGAAGTTCTTAAGAATACAGCCTTAGAATCATCACAGGTTCACCGGGAGCTTAAAGAAAAGTGTGACAAAGCTCATTTTGAGAATAGAATTGCAGTAATTGATTATGTGACAATACCTTTACTGGTAAGTCTGAGAAACAAATCATGGAAGTACCAGGGTGTAAAATTactttcactttctttctttcttttctttgtggtTTTTGCATTCATAGAGAAtatgttatttatatatcatatGGATTTTTTCAGGTCTATAAGACTGAGCTACAACTTATGAGAGTGACAGGGTGCCACCCGCTTAATGACCCAATTTTTATATCTATGGCTAACAATGCGGGTCTGAATTTGTCGGATGTTAGAAAAAGCCTACTACGTGCACCTTCATATCCAAGCAAAGTTGGCATGCAGCAGGGGCAAAATCAAACTTTTCCGAATACTGGTTTGCATAGGACCATGCCTGGTTGAGACAATAACCAATAGAATAAGTATTAGTTTAGATTTATTGATGTTGATTTGTACAACATCTTTCTAATTGTTATTATGATTTAGTTAAATCACTATTGGTTGATTTGGATGTAAATGTAggatttaagttttaatttctAGTTGAAATGACTTGAATGATATGTTAaattgccttttcttttgatgaaatttatgaatgattgagctttattaattttttgagttgaaATTATTATGGAGGCTATCACTAATGTTTTTGTTGGAGCAACATGCCTAAAGTTCAACTcttttgttattaaattcatattaacCAATTTATAGTAGTAGTTGTTCTCTAGATCACTTGTAGGGGTGTGCGCGGGTCAGATTGGGCAGGTAAAAGCCAATATTTCTATCTAATCCGCCCTAGCAGGTTGGGAAAATTCCAATTCACCACCAACCCACCAAAGTCTAAATCTGGTGGATTGGTTACAAATTTTGGCGGTTTCAACTTAGCGGGTTAGGCGGGTTGGCATTAacaatgttttttatttaattatcacAAACTACAATTTGTTATTGATAATCTCAAAATATAACTAATGCACACAAAAAACTAAATGTAGATTTCATTGAATAATCTCAATTCCAACACAAATATAGAGTcaatgaaaaagagatatatCATTTCTAACAAAAGTAGGCTCTGCCTCACAActtaggaaataaaaaaataatagaattaaaTCAACAAACTCAAAGTCTTAACATTCCCAAAGTCACATCAAGgattcaaaataataacataccaacataacaaataaacttcaaaatGGTATGCATGGTCTCAAAAGCCATAatgtaatcaaattaaacccACTGAAAATAAACTCAATTCTAACAAAAGTTCTTCACAAAATAGACTTCATCAATCAACTTCAAGCTTGGTACCACTCCAAAAATTAAGTTGAACTTCTCCAAAGCAAGTAGCAACCTAATCAATCATCCACAACATAAGATAAAATTAGGAATGTTATTGTTATCTATATAAGATAATGAAAATTGCACATAATCCTAAGTTGCTTTAAGTACAACAATGCCAAATATAATGATGCAATGGTAAATCCCACATATGAGCTACACTGGCAACAAGCATTTGAACACTTGATTTTACTTTGTTATTATATTGTTCATGTTATCATTTATAATGTAATCAATCTAATCAAGTTTAAGCAAATGAAGATAGAGAATGGATGTTACCTGCCTAAGCCAAGTTCCTCAAAATCAACTAAATCAATTCTCCAcatcttttatatttaaagcAGCAAATtctgaaataaaaatattatatataataaacatgTTACTACAATTAATCAAAACTAACTAAATTAAAGTATCCATGAACCAACttcaacaaataattaaaaaaaaaaaatgttacttgactcaatttcttcatatttttctatGTCATCCATAGCCTCTCAAAGGTTGATTGGAATTGGTGAAGACCGCAACCAATTCTGTCCACAAATAAGAGCCTCCACCATCTTTGGAGTTAGAGAACTTCGAAATGGATCAAGTACATGTCCACCAGTACTAAAAGCTGACTCAAAGGCCACTGTGGAGACTAGAATAGCCAAGACATCTCATGCTATTTTAGAGAGAATTTGATACTTGTGGCTATTAAGCTTCCACTATGCCAAAATATCAATTTCAGCATTGCCTAGACCCTTACAATTTTCTGTCAGAAACCTATCCACTTCAGATTTATTCTCCAAACTTTCTGCCTCCTCCAAGTGTTTCTTATATTGAAAGGCAAATGACTTGCTATCATCTTCCTCCTCATCATCAACATCCATCTCTTCAAAAGTTTGACATAAACTAGGTTTTGCAACATTAGCACTAGTATCCTTTTGAAGATAGTgctcatataatttttttaattttgcctCCACCATTGCTGTTAGTTCTTCTACCTTAGATTTCTCATAAACTTGTTTAAAGGAAAACATGATATATCTCAATTAATAACGAGGGTCTAGCACAACAACAAcatacaacaaaaaattgatatttttaatattctcCCAATATTTGTCATATTTCTTTCTCATGCTAGCAGCCATATTCTTTAACATATTATCCTCACTTCTACTTAAAGTCAACAATTTAGATTGCATTGACACAAGTTCATGGAAAAATGCATTAGATGTGACATATAAAGAGCCTGAAAATCGCAAAGTCaccttataaaattttttagaaattgcaCAAAGATTCTAGCCTTTCCCCAATCAAGCACATTAGGAGGCCCAATATTCTTTCTCCCCCTCCCTTTTCCTCTCCCATTATCATCCTTAACCCCAACCTCAttctcatcattatcatcatcattgaAATATGAGTCAAATTGTGAGTCTTCCTCTTGTAGCTGCTCAAAAGCATTTTGGAACTTCACAGCTGCCTCCAACATCATATAGGTTGAATTCCACCTAGTTGGAAGATCTAGGCATACTAGACTTTTACTAGAAATTTTTTCACGCTCTACACAATTCTCAAAAGTTTGAAGCCTAGATGGAGAAGACCTAACATATCTCACTGCATTTCTAATCTTAACAACTGattcattttgatcttttaagCCCTCACACACAATAGGATTAACAATATGTGCACAACACCTCATATGCAAAAATTCATTATCCAAAATGGTGGTCTTCCAAtccttagtttttctttttagatattGTATGGCAATATCATTTGAACTTGCATTATCAAGTGTGATTGTAAATATCCTATCTATCCCCCACTCTTGCAAGCACTTCTCAATATGCTTACCAATTGTGACACCCTTGTGATTAggaacagtacaaaaatttaagattCTTTTATGCAAGTTCCAATCATTATCAATCCAATGAGCCGTAAGACACATATAGTTAAGATTTTGAATTGATGTCCAAGTGTCAATGGTTAGGCATACTCGTTGCTTTTGAAAtgcttttttcaattttttcttctcttcataATAAAGATTCATAAAATCACGAGCAACAGTGGTGCGACAAGGGATAGTGAACCTAGGTTCCAAAACCTCAACAAAAAACTTAAAGCCTTCCTTCTCTACATGCCTAAAAGGTAACTCATCAACAATTATCATCTTTGCTAGGGCATTCCTAGCAATTTTTTCACTAAATCCCACTGCTTTAAGAGCAGATtgcccttcttcttttttaagaaaataaagtgTCTTTTGCTTTTTGTCTACGACCTTATAAGGGGACGTGGGGCATTGATTATAAAGATGATTCCATAAATTACTAGTCCCATCCCTTTTCCCACGACATCCATAGTCTTTACCATAGTAATTACATACTGCTCTAGGGTAATTAGGATCACAATCACCCATCATTGAAAAGTGATCCCaaactttagattttttttcattttaggacGCTTAGGAGGAAGTGCATTGGTGGTTGGAGACTCGGTTTTGTCATTGGGTTTTTCATTGTGGGCACTAGATGTTTCACCCTCCatcacctattaaaaaaattagacaaagaCAAAGAATAAGATGAACCGTAAGAATATGTAATATATAACAACATATTAACTTGAATATACAATGAACAATAGATACTTGAATATACAATGAATTGCCTCTGCCAGAAATAGAATGACTTTACATGTAATATATTAacactttttatattatataaattaatcaaaTGATGGAAACTGGAATAAGAAAGACACAAAAGCTAAACAATACAAGACAAGAAAGCAAATAAGCAATTACCTTTGTGCTGTCAGTGAAGAGTTGAAAGGATATAAAATAGGTTTCTATTAacactttttatattatataaattaatcaaaTGATGGAAACTGAAATAAGAAAgacataaaaactaaacaatacAAGACAAGAAAGCAAATAAGCAATTACCTTTGTGTTGTCGGTGAAGAGTTGACAGGATATAAAATAGGTTTCAAAAAggttaaagaagaaaaaggggaaaacaACGGCTGAACTAAAGGTGTAGGCAGTGAGAAGAAAAAGTGAGACTTAGAGTGTATAAATACaaatagtataaatataatgtATATACGGCTGAAGTAAATGGGGTGGGTGGTAGGTAAGagtgtttagggtttcaatatgactttttagattttgtttaagGAATTTTTTGAAGGTTGGTTCTGTTTAGGGAATTGATGATTAATTAGCTGTAAAAATTTATTAGGTGAATTGATTAACTTTAAATACTTAATAATttcaactaatatatatatatatatattttttttttttatgtatgtaaaattattaattaagtgGGCGGGTCGGGTTGTAGTGGGTTGgcaatttttcaatccaaaacccaatccaaTTCGTAATTTTGGGGGTCCAACCCAAACCGCCTAACTTAATGACCCGCACATGGCGGGTGGGTCGGTTGCGGGTCGAACGGGTTAGCGGGTTAAGCGGATAttttgcacacccctaatcACTTGATCTTAGATTTTGAAGTCCAAATGCAACCTTGGTGAAAATACTTTGTATTTTCTCAATCTCAGTGTTGAAGTTTATTGCCCCACATCTGTACTGTTCTCCCATTCCTTATTCTATATCTTGTTCCTCGTTGCAGCACTTTACTAGCTTCTATATACTTCTCCATGAAAATAATGCATTATGACCAATATTTGCTTCTATTTGCTTTTATGATTCTTGAGTAAGTACTTGTGTAATTCATCTTTATGATTTAAGAAAGTGGATATGCCTCATTAGAGAATTTATGCTTTAATGAGGAATTGTAGTTTATCATTCCATTATGTTagtgcaataaaatttgtaagttttatcgattattttttagaatagaCAAGTATTCAAACCAAAAACTTAATTTCCTGATCTTTCATAAAAGGACTCTATACCTGACTTATACGAAAAAGTCGTGTCTAAGCTCTTGCATGAGACTGCTTTTAGAACAATGgtgaaaaataaatactttcaataaaaagggaaataaaattatatcataaCCACATTTATGGTGATGAGTTAATTGATGATTCTTTTGAATGCCATGTAAGCTCTGTTGTGGTCACTGGTGCATGTGCATCTATGAGTGATCAAGTATAAACTCTTCTTCTAGAAATTAAAGAGGTTTGTCTACTTAATCTCTTCTCGCCATCCAATTATATCTCTTATGATAAATTTTGAATGAGTTTCAAGTCCTAActaaagagaaaaagggagTTCTCAAGTTATTaatgttgacaccctattttgcaacctgcatttaacctcacatggagggtaaaagggtaatttcaccttaGAAATATGCTTCTTAATTCTAGTCATTATAtctttaatctcatttcaccaaaatgatcttgatgttgtaacgattaaATCGATTGGTCATAAGCCCGAATCGGACCACTAGATTGAAAgttcatcaaatcaagttttaatggttgagatgcaccatcacaaattgagtccgactatatgtgattatgaacaattggtTTCAATTGgctataagtataatcaatttgatatcaatgatgtgtcataatttaattggttaggactacattatatggtagggttgcacacacctaattaactagatagttaaacattaattattcaatgagtaatttgtgcaattatcttttaattagggtaaatttggaaccaattaagtctgaaatgggagtgattggagccatttaagaTTAATTGGGAGTTAATTTGgaacctattaatgttaattgtgctgaaaccattttctaacaaatgacctctgctcactatttcatcaatatctctcagaatattttgaatctgtgaatgaagttatttttcccagaaactagacatccggggcttcaatttgagtacaaaaatgagacaattccgatcagaattgagttagatatgatttttcgaagttggctctacaggctgttacagcagctacgggaaaaccgaactttgtttgctcctcactctcatcaatctccacatttaatgcaccaaatttccctaaaggctaaaatgaggtttaggttcatgattctttgtcaaccctcattaaatggctttccattcatatttcctccaccactactatataaacccctcttcttcttcatttcaagacacAAAAAACcccctctcttgagttctagtgaagttgagtagtcttgtcatatcttggtcttcttgagactcaagatattgagtgagactcactcttcctctcctaattcttcttttcctccacccttagaaCCTCTACcaagagtctcctcctccaccatatggatcttgcataaAGGTATAATCAATttccctaacttgttttttgtgttgccatgatgagaatttaggattaaagcatAATAGTAACcatttaaattttcttgaatatgtttgaatgttcttaaatgtttttatgtgttcttcataTATTCTTGGTTATTCATCACATGCTCATACATAACACTAGCtttgatcttaaatccacatcaaagaacatgaaaaagatgtttgtttaataattcttttaaattcttgaatctaggatatcatcATCCACACATATTCactaaagtttattttttaatccaaatgtcatacttaataaattgaattagggtttatcacatacacacacattaaattcaacatgcaaattaattgataacatattggatgatgtgatatgaatgatgaccaccatagtctagaagaccggttgcaccaggcaaggtgggtgcctaacaccttcccaccttgtaacatagcctccgaacttagatcaagggttagtagatcaaatgcttgtccatgtaattttcgatttttagattgtaactaggaaataaagccatgtactttatcttagattgtgtctaggaccaaagtcatgtaattttcctatgatcaatgtaaattcaattacaaattaataaaatgagaaatttttcaattttggttttcttatttattccaataattaaataagtggcgactccattgtaaaacccttaatctaaaagggaaaatataactagtcgaacctccattttgagggacaataacacgactccacccatccacgtgggtttggcccaacattcCTATAAAAACGGGCCGAGAGCGCAGTCTCTCACAATTAATAAACCACAAACAATGAATATCATAGTAATTGGTGGATTGGAATCAACTATATGCCTCTAAATGGTATCTATATTTAGGAAGTAAAAGTGTCTAAAATCTAATTGTGGTTGTGCTAGGTGTGTAGATAGCAAACTGTTTCACtaagtttattttatatacCTATGAGTTCATTATGTGAGTATTGTCAAACTATTAAGATGCTTAGAATGTAGCAAATACCCCTTACCTAGCATGATATAAagggaggttttttttttttttttagaaattaatcTCAGATTCTCATAAATCTAGTTCAATTTCTATAAAAACATGGGTTCTTGACTTAATTTTCTTAGATTATTGTGGGGGCTTTTTCGTATTGTTGGGCCTCAACCCTTTTTGCTACACTATGGCCCATTAATCTAAGGTAGGAGAGTTGGGACTAGCCTTGCTAGGATTGCACTTCAAGCCAGCTTGTGCACAAGTCAGGCTTACCCAATGTAGATGTGTCTTGACATGAGTATTGTAGGCTAGACATAAGGTGTGGTCATAGCGGGAGTGATTGTTACAAGTATTATGGCGGGAATACGCTACAGTAGGATAACTAAGATAATAAAACATGCTAAATAAAGCTAACACCGTGAATAAAGTTAATAGAGTTATAGCAGGATAACACGTCAAACA of Quercus lobata isolate SW786 chromosome 8, ValleyOak3.0 Primary Assembly, whole genome shotgun sequence contains these proteins:
- the LOC115956847 gene encoding uncharacterized protein LOC115956847, which encodes MASYRLESICSRQSWISGIHSNLWQQWHYDYGIFTVLTSPLFLSSQNIHPLVATHSQIFNPYKNNACMVKASPESFIIQVGESADIISKGKLGSTLHSDSRPAKLGSLSRETVIVFLQSAWNKTFSISDYPMKQFMSCGQCFEESNEGTNHSAQDHNKLTQEIGKIIPPLSSRLKYGMTFVEFSRETTKQYYGGRGLQSNGNRYCYFGIICVD